The genomic interval ATTGCCACTGGATGTAGATGCAAGTTCTTTCCAATGTTGGCATTCTTCAACCCACTTCTTTTCAACAATGCTGGTGTACTGAGGGCGCCACATGCAACGATAGTCACCTTAGACTCAACTACACAAATTTCTTTTGCTCCTTTATACACGTACTCGAAAGCAACCCCAGTTGCTATattcctctctcttcctttctttcttttgttcaaGACTTTGATGGCCTCACAACCAGGAAGAATAACTCCATTGCCTGAACTTACTAAATCCACAAGCCATGTCTCCGAGGTGCCTTTCTTTTTCCCATCCTTGCAGCCAAGACAACACCAACCACAATAATGATCTGATGGTGAATTTCGAGGAATGGTATTCACAGGATAACCCAATTCTTGACACCCTTTTCTAAGGATTGCGTTTTGGAATCCTTCATCTTGGAATTCAGATTGAACTCCCATTTTTTCGCAGACAACATCCATGGCTTCTTTGTATAGTTCACTATCAAATATTTCTAGCTCATGGCACACACTCCAGTCCTTAATTATATGCTGAGGGGTTCGAACTGAGGCAGACCAGTTAATTGTAGAGCCTCCGCCGACTGTGGAGCCTGCAAGAATTAGCACACTCGTATCATCTGTTGCCAAAAAACCACTAGACAAATACATTTGATCCATGGTTGGGCCTTCAAGAAGTGAGAGCTTTTTCCTGGCAAAGTAATTTCCTTTCTCCAAGACAAGTACTTTGTAGCCAGCCGTGGCCAAAACACCAGCAACAACTCCCCCACCTGAGCCAGAACCAACCACAACTGCATCACATTTGATAGCTAAAGAATGATTAGATGAACCTGAAGGATTGGGCTTCCGAGAGGGAACTGAGACAGGAAACCCAAACCCTCGAAGCATATCAACAGCCGTGTCCCTTGGTTTCTTCAGATTAATGAGGCCTCTGTAAAGAGGTCCACAAAAGTCTTCTaatgtttcttcttcttgttgatgATCATCACATTCTCTGAATCCAGTTTGTTTTAATGTCTTGGACTGTTGCTGAGTTTGGGGTTTGAACTTTGAGTCTGGTCCAGTGTAGCCGATTGCTTTCCATGATAGGTTATCATCCTTCTCATCCacctgaaaaataataatttttgcatTATTAAGGGCCAAAATGTTAAAACACCACAAGTTGTTGTCCCAGtttgtaaaatatcatattcTAGTTGTTGTTTGATCGGTACGTTCACTTACCACCATGCAATCATATTGGCTTGTGTTCACAAGGGGAAGAAATTTGCTCTTTCTTTAAAGATATGAAATGCGCATCTTTACTATATGCTTACAAGTCACGATCGATGGAATTTAATAGCTATTTCCTTATGTACTGCTATTTCTTCAGTGGCTAGATTTCTTGCCGAAATTGTAATTCTTTCTCTAATTATATTATGACATGATGTGCCATGCATTAATTGAAGCTACGGATCGGACTAGCTAGATTGAGAAAATATCACTGTAGAAAGCTCACGTGTCAGAATACTTTTGGGTGGAAAACTTAACATGTATATTTGGATACTATGAGTGAAATTTGAGTGTattaaagttttgggttttattaagattttatcaaaagaaatatatcaTCCAGGAGAtcagataaattttataaattaccaTGACTTTATGTATTATGTACAtgacattataaaattacttttataaattataaaattaatatgaagtatcaattaaaatcatgttagtttataaatatatttttataagatctattTGTAGATACAGTACTACTGCTTCCTGTGTGAATGTTGGTGCCAAAACTAGAAGGTTAAACcaagagaaaaacacaaaaggGAATGTTCTAACTATAATTAAACATTCGGTTAATTAAGCTCGTCTACGTGATATTCTTGGCGTGGATCGTGTAGGTGTTTACTGAATAACTTGAATTAATTAATGCTCTAAAACCTACCTCACTACAATAAATTAGTCTTTTTTCGCTAGTAATTTTGTCGCAATTAGTCAATATTTCTGTCAAAACGtctatctcaattcaaaatggaccaaatattagaaaattattggaCATCTTGAATATTCCACGATTCCTGTGTGAACTTGGATGCCTAGCTGGCTAAGCTAGCTATCTCgcacttataaattaattatcataTGTACGAGGACGGAGCCAGCACTACGTGGCCTCCTCTAAACCAGATGTTcaatctactatatatataccttatataattaattaatgaatgatttttttttttttttggatggaaACATATtcgtttcattaataaaatgaagttacAAATATGacttatatatgaaaaaatcagACTATAAGTCAAACTCCGCATCAGATCTATGGCTTCTccacacacaaatttctttgtggcgGATATTATCTTAACTTTTAGGAACTCTCTCTAAACAGAGAAAtcgctctgtaaaaacagaacttaacgATCCCCTTTGTCCTCACAAGGAGGAAGAGTATGGGATACTGCTATGGATATTAAATCCAAAAGcctatttctattataatactagctaaaataacaacaaataaactacaaataaaactaCATAACCAAACTACAACTCCACATAACCAATTTCGAAGTTCTAGTAGTACTGGAACTTCGAAATTATGTTTAGCATTTtccacttatttatttatttatttttctccctttctaAATATTAATACGGCCGCCTCGAGAGGTTTTTGGTAACTTTTTTCACAAAGAAATTAACTAGGTATAAGCTATAAACtgatgaatataaaataatatatttaaatatattatctttaaatatatatatatatcttgaattattagaattttctaaagatataattggaattatttaaacaatattttataagttaagATGGAAAAtcgtaataattatatataatttttggagACCAGAGTTTCAAACAGGAAAAAGTACTAAGcaaattctcattttctttcaacaTGTCTtgtatatatttcaatttagtTTTGTAACAAATTCTAGTGAGGAGGCTTCTTCAAATCCTAAAcatcattttcaaattcaattatAAAGACTTTTGATTAAGGAAAATTAATGATAGTAGTATGACTCCAAAATGTGCTcacttgtttattttaattttattttcttaataattaaggaaataattattagtgaatttgtattttttaaatctattttttcttaatatttaaggacgtttaaaaaaattaaaagaaaaagaaaaattcatttaCACTAGTATGCATATTTGTGGTGCaccctagcattgtcctttGATTAATCAAGAATCTCCTTaactttttttccaaactttagAGTATAAATTAAACAACTCTACGCGggtatttatatatagctagctatatatatagggctaataaatattaagaaatcttgttaaaaaaaacaaatactgaGAAATCATTTCATGAATCTATCTCTATCTCACTTAAGATAACCTAAACTACGAACATGAATATTAGGAAATTTGAATCCAAGATCTTtctatatcattatatatatatatatatatatatatatatatatatatatatataatttaccaCTTCCAAATTCATATCCATATCCAATGTGCTAAATATGGTAAATGATCCTACTATGAAACATGTTTGATtctaaaatgataattaatgcATATTGGCGcgatcatttaattaaaaaagaatcttcataaaatattattttcgcTATATATATGGTGGTCGAAATAGACTAGtactataattaattacatgacATATTTCTGTTGGTTAATTATGAcatctcttatttttaattttataaatatttataattataattatctcCATTTAATAATTCGATCtttattggaaaaaataatagaacaagtttatttttttattttgtttggcagaaaaaataataagaaaaatataatcaatatatttttggaatttgtatatatatatgttgattctctagctagctagtacctAATACATATTTTAGAtttcaccatatatatatatataatatatattcaatgtCGGTACATATTGTTGTAAGGAAAATACTACTTGTATATATGCAAGTGGCCTGGTGTGACTCATGAATacttaatatgaatttaatatgCATATGACTAATTAGGTCATGACAGTTGAGGGGTCCGTACTATGTCTGGGGACGTTCGggaaatgcatgcatggctgccAGACTACTTTTTTTGggaacaaattaaaagaaaaaaaaacttaattatttgTAAGCAAGCATACATATTGGCCATAAGTAATGCAAAAGAAACTCTacgtgtgtgtctatatatatatatatatatatatatatatgcatgcttgtTAATTTCCTAAAATAAGTGGTAGCAGTTAATTTGcatctagtatatatatattttatattggggtTAGACCTGGTttgatttcacaaaatatttcatctcgtattatctaattattataatttttcatacttttaaataaaatacaataaagaatttaatttttttaaattttaaaataaaaatgatattaaaaaatgatattttaatattattttattcaatttttatctcatatcatctgtaTAACTAAATGAGACCTAAGCCTTATACCAACTGGTTTGAAGGACCAAATTGGCAATTTGCATCTAATTGATCCGAGCTAGCGTCGACACTCAAATCAACCCCTTTTAATTTCAATGGTCTTTCCTATACTTTGatcattcttttcaaataattttacgaGAGTggaaagtgtatatatatgtatatatatatatgtagacaGTGGACCAAAAAGATATATGGATGGAATTAGTGGGTACGTGACAGTGGCCTAAGGTACTCCAACTTCCAACAAGTGATATTAATTTTGGTATGATCTGTGAGAGATCTGGGATTCGATTGAATCCCCCATCACTGTTAActagaagaacaaaaaaaacttgTCGGATGTACGTAGCACTtgaatctttaatttttatatatatatatatatatatgtatccatTCCCGAGTTAAATTGTTGGGTGATATGAAAGGAATTATATATTCTTCTTATGATCAGAGCTAGGCTAGCTAGAAAAATGGAAAGagaaatcaataaacaaaaacaattaaaaacatatatatgggAAAATGATTCGTACTATGTTAAGTGAAAGAAGAATATATAATGATGGCCGTGTTCTAACCTGAGTGAAGAAAACATATAGAACGAGAAGCTTCATGGTCCTGAAGAGCATTCTTAGTTTATAGAAGAAACTGAGAGACCAGGAAAACACGATTTCTTCCCTTTTCTGCCTAGACACCTGAGAAAATCTTTGAAAGTATGGGAATTTGCTTGAAAGGCTTGCTCTCCCGCATAGTATGAAGGTCCCAATCCATGTTGATAAAAGGAACAGTGCCAATCGGATCATCCACTTCTTTGGGTGTTCCATTCTCTCGCTAAATAATCCCCCTAGCtgcatattacatatatatatatatatatttatatgtatataagcatgcatgtaattatatattgatcatgatcatcaatcaaattgaagaaaagatgaTCAGACCAGAAAAACAAGAAGGAAATTAACGCATGGTTTTTGCCAAAATATTCTCTTATCCTCCGGCCTGATTATTAACTCAAATGTGGTGGTagacaaaatatcattttctataaaaagaaaGCCATGCATACGAAAGAAGTGAAATATAGTTTGCAAAGTTACATGAACGTacggcatgcatgcatctagctaattgtatatatgttgtgaaaaattaatttggagGGCAAAGTATGTAAAACATTAATGAAAATGGGGGAACTAGCTAGGGATAGTAATTCCTACACGTTCTGGAGTTCCGGCCATGGAAGCACAAGTGGCGTAGAACTTGACGATGGAGTCGTCGGCAGTAACGTCGGAGACAATATCAACGGACGGCAAGAAGGTGTCGCAGAGAGCAGTGACGGAGTCCATCTCCCAAGAGGAGAGAGAGTTGACGTAATTAGGCATGGCTCCAACACTACgaatatgatcatgatcatgatctcctCCAACACGAAGAAGCCCCTGAGCGTCGACGTAATCACCAACAATATCAATCACCATGTGTTCTTCTTGGTTTCCGTTGAGTTTTGAGGTGAACCTAAGATCGATTCTGCACCATTTagctccatatatatattatatatatataaaagtattgcTAGATCTacttagaaattatataaaataattatataaattaatgtaattttatttgatatgttagatatattttataataaaaaattttttataatttaacgagtcagtaaaattatttttatataattattttgtgattataatatttttttaatatatatatatatatatatatatatatatatatatatacgtacttggtttgagagacagagagagtgattggaggctagctagctatgCCTTAATTTTGAGAATGACAAAGCGAGCAAGCTTCCaacatgtaattaaatataatcgatattattctaaaaataaataaaccaaaatAGAGGTcatggagagaaagagagagggaacaCGTGGTCATGGAGATGATATGATCATGAGGAACCGAACTGAATATTGACAACACCCacagtacgtacgtacgagtCAAGATGGAAATTGCTGTAGGCAGAAGCCATTGAAATAAATGTAACGCATAACGCTACCTCTCATGATATCGTATTAACTCGATCGTTCAATCAGCCTTCATTAAATATGGCAGCTGGGGTTTgtcttttaatatattttggttaCGATGGTGATCTTGGCCGTGACGATCTGCTACGAACCAATTCTTGCTCCACCTAATTTTCGGCTTAGTCACTCTCATCTCGTCGTTCCTGGGAGCGTATCATGTCAGGATTGAACAAGAAGAGTTGCTACGTAATCGTTGGCCTTTAGTGCACTGGCGCCGGCCCTGTAAGTTATTTCAGTCAGTTTTCCCAGAGGCAATTTGGCTTTGTATACGTACCCACATGAACTAGCCCACAGTTTTTTCGTCCCTTTTCTGTGGGTTGTAATTAATGAATGATCTAGTAGTACTGGTCCGAGTCCTGACTTCGAAATTATGTTTTGCATTTtccacttatttatttatttttctctgtttCAGTGTTCAATTTTGtcaatgaataaatatatattaatacggCCGCCTCGAGAGGTTTTTGGTAACTTTTTTCACGAAGAAACTAGGTATAAGCTATAAactgaatataaaataatactagcTCCTAGCTTTAAATATATcttgaattattagaattttctaaagatataattggaattatttaaacaatatgttataatttaagACGGAAaatcttaataattatatattggaTTATGGACACCAGAGTTTTAAACTGGAAAAACCAagcatcctataaaaaaaagaaaaaagaaaaactgagcaaattctcattttctttcatcaTGTGTATAGATTTCAATATTGTTTTTTTCAACAAATTCTAGTGAGGAggcttcttcaaattctaaacttcattttcaaatccaaTTATAAATTAGACTTTtgattatggaaaatgatagtatgactcCCAAATTAAGAGCccacttgtttattttatttatttatttatttaatagttaaggaagtaattattagtgaatttttattttttatctattttttctttatagttgaagatgtttaaaaaatatttaaaagaaaaaaaaattcatttacacTAGTATGCATATTTGGGTGCAGTACCCTAGCATTGTCCTCTGATTAATTAAGATCTCCTAAACACTGTTTCGGTAATTGAGAGTATAAATTAAACAACTCTacagtatttatatatagctatatatataggactaataaatattgagaaatcgtgttaaaaaaaaaaatactgagaATTTCATGAATCTATCTCTATCTCACTTAAGATAACCTAAACTTCGAACATGAATTTTAGGAAATTTGAAACCAATATctttttatatcattatatataattaatttgccACTTCGAAATTCATATCCATATGGGCCATATCCAATGTGCATATTGGATATTTAATACATATTGGCGcgatgatttaaaaaagaatcttcataaaatgttattttcgCTATGTATGGTCGAAATAGAATGTCATATAACATTTAACATATCAGctggtgttttatttttttttttctgctaaaCTGTTTTGTTGTGGGGTATAGGGTGCTCTAATTTGATGTATTATGTCATTCTCCttatggttaaaaaaaaattcagtagaAAAATATTCACCATCTTTATCACTATGAagtatcttaattttatttttcttttgattttcaaCAACAAACTTATAAGATTTGAACATATTGAAGGCTTCAtccttatttttcattaagtatACATacgtatattttaaaaaatcatcaataaagtaataaaatatcatttagtTCATAAATATCAGAATCTACAAGTTCTAATCATTGTGTATTTCTGTCTGTTTTAGGAAAATGTTTCTTTGTCTTTTTTGCTTGAATGCAAACTTCACATTTAGCATCATGTCtatgattatatgagattaaATTATGTTTAGACATAAactttaaagatttaaaattcaaatatgcTAAACAATTATACCAAAAAGTAGATGAATCAACAATATAAGCAGAAtcagaacttattttattaatacttagtttatacATGCCATCACAagagtatcattttccaacAAGCACTCCCCCTTGCAAAGATTTACATTATCAGACTTAATTACAGTATTGCACTATTCTTAGAAAGCAAATTTGCAGatacaagatttttctttatttctgggACATAAAGAACATTGATAAGAATAAATTTCTTCACAGAAGTGAACTGAAGTTCCACAGTTCCTTTTTTCACAAGTTTTGCAGAGTTCTAATTTCTCAATAGTACTACAAGTCTATCTGCTGCATTTTCATAACTTTTGAAATGACATCTCTAATTGCAAACATGAATGGTAGCACCTTACTCATACCATCAATCAGAAAACTAGGTTTTTGTAGCTATGTTTAACTCTGTATTCATGCTAATGTGCATTTTAGAGACCATAGCCATAATTTTTGAAATCTCATTTTCGATCAAATTTGCCCTATTGGGATTGTCACtttctttcttgtatttcttCTTGTACCTGCATTCACACTTAAAGTGTCCATTCTTTCTATAATTGTAacaagtttttgttttcttggacTTGTCATTATTGTTGgaaaaatcattatattttctcttctttcctctAAAATTA from Juglans regia cultivar Chandler chromosome 2, Walnut 2.0, whole genome shotgun sequence carries:
- the LOC109001430 gene encoding long-chain-alcohol oxidase FAO4A-like, with protein sequence MVIDIVGDYVDAQGLLRVGGDHDHDHIRSVGAMPNYVNSLSSWEMDSVTALCDTFLPSVDIVSDVTADDSIVKFYATCASMAGTPERLGGLFSERMEHPKKWMIRLALFLLSTWIGTFILCGRASLSSKFPYFQRFSQVSRQKREEIVFSWSLSFFYKLRMLFRTMKLLVLYVFFTQVDEKDDNLSWKAIGYTGPDSKFKPQTQQQSKTLKQTGFRECDDHQQEEETLEDFCGPLYRGLINLKKPRDTAVDMLRGFGFPVSVPSRKPNPSGSSNHSLAIKCDAVVVGSGSGGGVVAGVLATAGYKVLVLEKGNYFARKKLSLLEGPTMDQMYLSSGFLATDDTSVLILAGSTVGGGSTINWSASVRTPQHIIKDWSVCHELEIFDSELYKEAMDVVCEKMGVQSEFQDEGFQNAILRKGCQELGYPVNTIPRNSPSDHYCGWCCLGCKDGKKKGTSETWLVDLVSSGNGVILPGCEAIKVLNKRKKGRERNIATGVAFEYVYKGAKEICVVESKVTIVACGALSTPALLKRSGLKNANIGKNLHLHPVAMSWGYFPDKSPSDIWPEAEKKSYEGGIMTAMSPVVANFDGSGYGALIQTPSLHPGTFSVLMPWVSGTDIKNRMSKFSRTAHIFALARDKGSGTMLSPSSISYQMEVADEENLKKGIEKVLRILAAAGAEEIGTHHVKGKTLNVKKASSHEFEKFVNEESSRPLRGLSSPLCSAHQMGSCRMGVDPKKSVVNQVGETWEVERLFIADTSVFPTALGVNPMITVQAIAYCTAQSALEVLKRKKCLLDEC